A window of Lytechinus variegatus isolate NC3 chromosome 15, Lvar_3.0, whole genome shotgun sequence contains these coding sequences:
- the LOC121429256 gene encoding uncharacterized protein LOC121429256, with the protein MAGIFDPPEFKCEECGIGDSTQGYKVVEKRHLCQTCARNLASAILADASHRSVKWPCPQHDRKEVELLCPECKEAVCSTCALTSHHGHRMQDIEKKEVVKRDMEKISAKQIERKSFLDKITSHSQELDDHLKDIRGKISVTFQTKSRDQKEQRGVQVARINKKLDELIMNINENRRMQLKEVEEKFHNEQETLAKDRDNVLAELKVVEDNFVKMTSKVKASIEATKDQLESTAALAKSIMVDCDGKAFHEKITEFHEKGMDKLPCFDHDHLDKLSKMVRKIRFKRVDDIQTIGFLEGKKTSYDLVKTVNLPSDVKEPFLLGSIDEQTVVLRNDIGSILYSVKVDSGSLETLMTELKSRGIWDLAVFTLPDNSKGFAYSDFNAGVLKICNRDGTAEKDVGLTLPNDEARTAFVTVDRKGKLLAAGHNTGEIHVINPQTGEHLRTIDNLGCTPINGCGTLSNGDIIVFFENSNICKIFRATGDVRMTLALAGWSRRINFHVGVDDMIYVTYRKESGESCVGYVSVLSPDGVLVKDKAIVFPTSNHHRFYPRCIVPAPGTVIILNGNVLLVYKETPGVDDLQHH; encoded by the coding sequence ATGGCGGGAATCTTCGACCCACCTGAATTTAAGTGCGAAGAATGTGGCATTGGTGATTCTACACAGGGGTATAAAGTTGTTGAGAAGCGTCACCTGTGTCAAACTTGTGCTCGCAATCTGGCCAGCGCCATCCTGGCTGATGCATCACATAGATCTGTTAAGTGGCCGTGCCCACAACACGATAGAAAAGAAGTTGAACTGCTCTGCCCTGAATGCAAAGAGGCAGTGTGTTCAACTTGTGCATTAACTTCTCACCATGGTCACCGGATGCAAGACATCGAGAAGAAAGAAGTTGTGAAAAGGGATATGGAAAAGATTTCTGCAAAGCAGATCGAGAGGAAAAGTTTTCTGGATAAGATAACAAGTCATTCGCAAGAATTGGATGATCATTTAAAAGACATCAGGGGGAAGATATCTGTCACGTTCCAGACAAAGTCGCGAGATCAAAAGGAGCAAAGAGGGGTACAAGTGGCCAGGATAAACAAAAAATTAGATGAGCTCATTATGAATATCAACGAAAATCGTCGAATGCAGCTCAAGGAAGTTGAAGAAAAATTCCACAATGAACAAGAAACACTAGCAAAAGACCGAGACAATGTTCTTGCAGAGTTGAAAGTTGTCGAAGACAATTTTGTCAAGATGACGTCAAAAGTGAAAGCATCAATTGAGGCCACTAAAGATCAGCTGGAGAGCACCGCTGCACTTGCGAAATCCATCATGGTCGATTGCGATGGGAAGGCTTTCCATGAGAAGATCACAGAGTTTCACGAGAAGGGTATGGACAAATTACCATGTTTCGATCATGATCACTTGGATAAACTGTCGAAGATGGTGAGAAAAATACGTTTCAAGAGAGTGGATGACATTCAAACCATCGGATTTCTAGAGGGGAAGAAGACTTCCTATGATTTGGTCAAGACTGTAAACCTTCCATCCGATGTCAAGGAGCCATTTCTTCTCGGGTCGATCGACGAGCAAACGGTGGTCTTGCGGAATGACATTGGGTCCATTCTGTACTCGGTAAAGGTAGATTCTGGATCGCTGGAAACACTGATGACCGAACTGAAGTCTAGAGGCATTTGGGATTTGGCAGTTTTTACTCTACCTGACAATTCGAAAGGTTTTGCTTACAGTGATTTCAATGCCGGCGTGCTAAAAATCTGTAACAGAGACGGAACCGCTGAAAAGGATGTAGGCCTGACTCTTCCCAACGATGAAGCCCGCACTGCTTTCGTAACTGTGGACAGGAAGGGTAAACTTCTCGCTGCTGGTCACAATACTGGCGAAATACATGTGATTAATCCCCAAACGGGAGAACATCTTCGCACTATCGATAATCTCGGATGCACACCGATAAATGGATGCGGGACGCTTTCAAATGGAGACATCATCGTTTTCTTTGAAAACTCCAACATCTGCAAGATCTTTCGAGCAACAGGGGACGTCCGGATGACCCTAGCTCTTGCTGGCTGGAGCAGGAGAATAAACTTTCATGTCGGTGTAGATGATATGATCTACGTGACATATCGTAAAGAATCTGGGGAGTCATGCGTGGGCTATGTCAGTGTCCTCTCTCCTGACGGGGTTTTGGTGAAAGATAAGGCAATCGTGTTTCCAACATCTAATCACCATCGCTTTTACCCGAGATGTATTGTTCCTGCTCCCGGAACTGTCATCATTCTGAATGGAAATGTCCTCCTTGTTTACAAGGAGACACCTGGAGTTGACGATCTCCAGCATCACTGA